TCCCTTCCATCATGGCACGGGCAAAGTGCGCTCTGCCATGATGCAACTGTATTCCAAAATAAACACCCTTTGCATTGGCATTCCAATGTGGTGCGCGTTCACCAGTGAGATAGGGTAAGAATATCAAACCCTCCCCCCCGGGAACGACGGATTCGATCAAAGCATCTAACGACGCGGAAGGATCTTCATCTGCTTCCATTTGAATAAATTCGCGTAAAAAGTTGTCTCGAAACCAGTTGCGTAATACACCGCCATTGTTGACCGCGCCACCAATTATATATTCATTTGGTCTCAGTAGGTATGTAAATAGCCTTTGCTTTTTCTCTTGATTTGCCTGCGAACTTGCTACGCGAATAGCTCCACTCGTACCAATAGTTACCGAAGCCACCCCAGGACGTATAGCTCCCACACCGAGATTAGCCAGACAACCATCGCTACCACCTATCACAAAAGGGGTATCTTCAGGGATGTGCATCAAGGCCGCAATTTCTAGGTTAGGCACAGTTAACATATAATCGACCGGAACTAGAGATGCTAATTGCTCTTTCGATATACCGGCCAACATTAACGCCTGATCAGACCATATTAATTCACGTATGTCGAAAAGTCCTGTTGCAGATGCAATGGAATGATCGACCACATAAACGCCAAAGAGCCGGTAAAAAAGAAATTCTTTGATACCAATAAACTTATACGACTGAGCAAATAATTTTTGATCGTTGGACTTCATCCACATCAATTTGCAAAGCAAAGACATGGGATGTATTGGCGTTCCTGTCCGC
The genomic region above belongs to Sphingobacterium zeae and contains:
- a CDS encoding gluconokinase, with product MIIGLDIGTSSAKAVAFDYAGNILSQHSIPYPILNPSEGWYEQDPEIVYGACIDSIRDVMISLKQSSAAIPKPVCISVSSAMHGLIAVDSLGQPLSNCIIWADRRSEDIAVALATSEVGRLLYQRTGTPIHPMSLLCKLMWMKSNDQKLFAQSYKFIGIKEFLFYRLFGVYVVDHSIASATGLFDIRELIWSDQALMLAGISKEQLASLVPVDYMLTVPNLEIAALMHIPEDTPFVIGGSDGCLANLGVGAIRPGVASVTIGTSGAIRVASSQANQEKKQRLFTYLLRPNEYIIGGAVNNGGVLRNWFRDNFLREFIQMEADEDPSASLDALIESVVPGGEGLIFLPYLTGERAPHWNANAKGVYFGIQLHHGRAHFARAMMEGMLFAIYSVGIALEENTGSIQTIFASGGLARSSLLVQMLADIFNKPVFTKNTVESSAWGAALIGLEALGIQGGESTIKNTQAEAEQDTEHYYKPSAENHAVYMKNFQKFERLYHILEGEF